The Clostridiales bacterium FE2011 sequence AGCTACCGGACCTATGCTTCCAAGATGGCTTATTACGAGCAATACGGCCTGATCCAGTATGACGTCTTCGCCACTTCCTATTATCCTTACTGGCACGGCACGCTGGACAATCTTGCTGAAACCCTGACGGAGATTGCCGAAACTTACGGCAAAAAAGTCATGGTTATGGAAACCTCCTACGCCTTTACTGCGGAGGATACGGATTTCTCCGCCAATACCATCGGTGACGGCGGTGGAATCGTCAAGGATTATCCCTTCACCGTCCAGGGCCAGGCCAACTGTATCCGAAACATCACGGATACCATCGTAAACCACACGCCCTCCGGCATCGGCGTCTGCTACTGGGAAGGCGCCTGGATCACCGTGGGAACGGACAGCTGGGAAGAGAACCATGAAATCTGGGAGCAGTACGGCTCCGGCTGGGCTTCCAGTTATGCCTCTGTATATGATCCCAAGGATGCCGGGAAATATTACGGCGGCATCGCCGTGGACAACCAGGCTTTCTTTGACGCGAAAGGAAACGCGCTGGAATCCCTGAAGGTTTTCAGCCTGATGCGCACCGGCAATGAAATTGCGCCTGTTCCGGACGCGCTGGAAGAGCCGTCTGTCATCTGCGACCTGAATATGCCCCTGGTTCTTCCGGAAACAGTCAATGCCGTCATGACAGATGACAGCCGCCAGGCCATCCCTGTTACCTGGAATCTTTCGGAGGAAGAAGATCAGGCAATGCACACTTCCGGTCCCGCGCAGTATGTGATCACCGGAGAGGCCGGCGGTATGGAGGCAAAGTGCTTCGTTTCCATGGTTGAATATAACTACCTGAAGGATTACAGCTTTGAGGAAGGCAGCGATGCCTGGGTCATCACTGATCTGAAGAAAGCGGATGAACTGTATATAGAGGATAAAAAAACAGATTCCCTCACCGGTTCAAAACACATGCATTTCTGGAGTGCCGCCCAGGACAGTGTGGAATTCACCCTGGAGCAGACAGTCAGCGACCTTCCGGAAGGAAAGTTCAGGTTCGCCTTGTCCGTCATGGGCGGCGACTGCGGCACTACCGATATTTATGCCTATGCCAAAGTGGACGGTACCGAGGTCGCAAGGTCGGAACAGATTCCTATTACCGGCTGGAACAGCTGGAACCAGGGGATCATTCCGGAATTTGATCATCCTGCCGGTATGGAAGTGACGGTCGGTCTCTATGTAAAGTGCCAGGGAGCCGGTAACGGGGCCTGGGGAAAAATCGACGACGCAATGCTCAATTCTTTACGGTAAAAGGGCTCCGGGTTTTCGAATCATCGGAAACGATACCAATTACGTAAAATAAGGGCTTCCAGAAAATTTGTTGTTGACAAAAAATGGACTCTGCTATAAAATATGCACACAGTCGAAACGGCATAAATTCTCCCAAAAGTCACATGGCTCTTTGGAGAATTTGTCGTCCGGCAAAAAAGAATGAAAATAAAT is a genomic window containing:
- a CDS encoding glycosyl hydrolase 53 family protein is translated as MNARMFLILALILFLLLPCLSAGAESSSDTLYVKKVENLPDDFIFGMDISSVLAEEKSGVKYYDFDGKEADLFSLLAENGINYIRVRVWNNPYDNEGRGFGGGNCDILNAVEIGKRATACGMKLLVDFHYSDFWADPGKQMVPRAWAKLDIDEKEEELYKYTLDCMKQLKDAGVDVGMVQLGNETNGALCGEKIWRDIAHLMDAGSRAVKEVYPEALIALHFANPEKPDSYRTYASKMAYYEQYGLIQYDVFATSYYPYWHGTLDNLAETLTEIAETYGKKVMVMETSYAFTAEDTDFSANTIGDGGGIVKDYPFTVQGQANCIRNITDTIVNHTPSGIGVCYWEGAWITVGTDSWEENHEIWEQYGSGWASSYASVYDPKDAGKYYGGIAVDNQAFFDAKGNALESLKVFSLMRTGNEIAPVPDALEEPSVICDLNMPLVLPETVNAVMTDDSRQAIPVTWNLSEEEDQAMHTSGPAQYVITGEAGGMEAKCFVSMVEYNYLKDYSFEEGSDAWVITDLKKADELYIEDKKTDSLTGSKHMHFWSAAQDSVEFTLEQTVSDLPEGKFRFALSVMGGDCGTTDIYAYAKVDGTEVARSEQIPITGWNSWNQGIIPEFDHPAGMEVTVGLYVKCQGAGNGAWGKIDDAMLNSLR